A window of Zalophus californianus isolate mZalCal1 chromosome 12, mZalCal1.pri.v2, whole genome shotgun sequence genomic DNA:
TCTGGTGACTTGACTCTGGAGCAGAGCTGAGAATCACTGCCTAGACCAAAGATTCTCAAACCTGAGTGAGCATCGGAATCACCTGCAAGGCTTGCTAAAACACAGACCACTGGGTCCCaccccagagcttctgattcagcaggtctggggtagGAACCAAGACTTTGTACTTCTAACAAGTTCGTGGGAGATGCTGAGGCTGCAGGTCCCAGGGCAGCACTTAGAACCACTGGAGTGGGTCATACGGGATGATGGCGCTCACCAGacccagaagggagggaggaactcCCAGAAGGGAGGTACTATTGCGGAACTTCAGGTCGGTCATTTGTGCCTGTGGCACCAGGTGCGGGGGAGGGTTGTGGGGAAGGCAGCTGGAAAAGCAGGCTGAGGAGCAGCCCCCATGTCATCCCTGCTCCATGACCACCTACCTCTGAAGGAGAAAGCTCTTGGTCTCACCCCTGCACGGACCCACCACCTCTCTCCTGCAGGGAATTTTGCCACACTCCCACGCATGCGTAGGGAGCTTGAGAACCCTGGAGGAAAGCAAGCATATGGAGAAAAGGGTCTCCCCATGCTTATCTTCCCAATAGCCGCATCCAAGTGAGGCTCGGGGAGTACAACATTGATGTCCAAGAGGGGGATGAGCAGTTCATCGACTCATCCAAGGTCATCCGCCACCCCAGCTATAACAGCTGGACCCTGGACAATGACATCATGCTCATCAAGCTCTCCTCGCCGGCCGTCCTCAATACACAGGTGTCCACCATATCTCTGCCCTCTGCCCGTGCATCTGCTGGCACCTACTGCCTCATCTCCGGCTGGGGCAACACCCTGAGCTCTGGCAGTGAGTAGGACCCTCCCTATTTCATCCTCCAACTTCCCCACATTTCCCAGAACCAGGCCTGCCCCTGAGCTTGAACCCCACTACACGCAGGACTCTGTGCTGGGTCCTCAAAAGAGGCGAAGCTTTAAGGAGTTGACCCCCTACAATCAAAATATAGGACAAATATAGTAGCACTTGCTATTGTCCCATCTAGGGAGGGGTTCAGCCGGGATCAGCTGGAAACTAAAACCCATTGTTCCTTGTCGGAGCTTACGTTCTTTGTGTCCTCTCCTGGCTGCCGTCAGTGTTCAGCACTGGATTGCTGTCCCCCATCCTGGCCTGACTCACATTCCTCCTTTCCTTgatctctccctgctcctcaaaGCCAACCACCCTGAGCTGCTGCAGTGCCTGGATGCCCCACTGCTGAGTCAGACCCAGTGCGAAACCTCCTACCCTGGCAAGATCACAAAGAACATGCTTTGCGCCGGCTTCCTTGAAGGAGGCAAGGACTCCTGCCAGGTGACTTGACCCTTCCCATGCTGAGACCCCTGGTACACatggcctcctgcggagcaggatTTGAACACCCAGGGCTGTGGGGCTGGTGCAGGAGGGCTCCAGGCAGTGGACTTATATAGAAGCGAGGAAGGCTAGACTGCATGGCTGTCACCCCCTTCGTCAGAACGGAGAACGGGCCACCATGGGAGACATGCAGAGCCACAGAGCTGACCGGAATGCAATCTTAAAAGGTTCAGATGATATAGGGCTCTGTTGGCCCTTTTCGCCTTCTTTATAAAACTTGTCCCAACTTCTTCCTCCCCAGGGTGACTCTGGTGGCCCTGTGGTCTGCAAAGGAGAGCTCCAGGGAATTGTGTCCTGGGGCTATGGCTGTGCCCAGAAGAACAAGCCTGGAGTCTACACCAGGGTGTACAACTATGTAGACTGGATTAAGAAGACCATAGCTGACAATAGCTAAAGCCCCCCAGTCCTTCTGCCGTCACTATGCTAATAAAGTGCACCTGTTACAACTGTCTGTGTCCCTGCCTGCTCCCTCTGGCCACCGCCCCCTGGGAACATCCTCCCAGCTGAGGTCAGGCTGGGCTCTACCTCTTAAAGATGAACAGAGTGCCCCATTTCCCAAAATGTGTTCCATGGAATACTAGATTAGCAGTGTGTGAAGAGACGGaatccaaaaaaataataagcaggGGCTCACGGGGACTATTTtctagagaaaaatacatttcagaaggCTGCATTAAAGAAGTTCACTGACCTTGGAACTTCCCCGGGGTCTGGAGTGCAGTGCTCACGTGCGCCCACCCAGGGCATGGCTTGTGCGGCCCCACCACCTCCTGCCACTGGCACCCAGAGCTAAATCATCTCGGAGACTCTCGTGCCGATCACCGTGGCCTCTGCTGAGCCCCTGATACACATGCTCTTTCTAGCCCAGCATGTACTGCCTCCCGGCAGCAAAAGGCCGCCCCGGGCCCTCCTTCCCACAACCTGCTCATGTGTCTGAGGGAGACAACCCAGCTCCCTGGGTCTCCATCCGTCACACTCCTTCAAAATCTGCCTCTTATTCATCCCATAGAATGATACCCACGTGTGTCTACCACGCTGGGCACTTTCCAGACATTTTCACTCCAGTTCCTTCTCCCCTCTGAAGCGGTTACTATCCCAGCGGTACAGGCAAGAAAGCAGAGGCTCAAAGAAAGTGGCTAGCTTACCAGATCCCTCATCCAGCAGACAGCAAACCTGAGGTCTGGCTCCTCGTTAGCTGGCCCCAAAGCCCgtgtcctccctgccccctcaccaTCCCTCCTGCTGCAGTGGTGGTCTGAGATGCTGCCTCGCCTTCAGCCCCGCTCCTCTATGGCTCTCCAGGCCATTCATTCTCTGCCTCCTTACGCTTCATGAGGGTTCTGGTCCCTGCCAATCTTCCAGTCCTGTGCTCAGAGAGATGCTGCACGTTACATCAATTCCTGATTAATACGTTGCCTGACCTCCCACAACTCCCAAAATAGAACCAGAGCTCCTTATCCTGCAGATGTAAggctcttccttctctgcccctccgtCTCTCCAGGCCTCCCCTCTATCTCTGCTCCAGTGCTCAGAAATCCCAGGGGCTCCTTCAACAAGCCATGGACCTCGCATCTTTAGCCCTGGGCGTTACTGGTCCATCTGGCTTGACGCCCTTCCCACCTGCCCCTTCACCCTCTTCAGAAAAGTCATTTCTGATGCCTTCTGCCCTGGGATCCTCCTGCCCCACTCCTGTGCTGGCCCTGTTGGTCCTGTGGTCCGAGCGAGGAGTCCTCCTCCTGAGGATGCTTACCGCGGCCACAGTCCTGCGCCTGCTGCCCAGTAACTGTGGATGCATCTACCTGGCCTCCAACGGTGAGCTCCTTAGGCAAGAAATCTTGTCTTGCTCATCCTGGCATATCTAGTGATTAAACAATGCCTACAATATACTAGGCAGTGGTGGAATGCTTGAATGATTAAAGTATGAGCTAGGATTGGAGGAGAATGtatggaagaaagaaagcacCTTCCAGAACACTGGGTTCTCCAAGTGTGGCCCCTGGCCCCGGGGGCACCAGAATCATCTGGGAATTTAGGAGCTGTGAAATTCCTTCAGACCTTCCACAGTGCCAATTCtgacccagacctactgagtcagaaattctgagatggagcccggcCACTTGCATTTTCCAAGAATTCCACATCGTTCTGATGCACACAGAAGCCTGAGAGCCATTGCAGTGGGGGTATCCTTCGACCAGTGGTCTCTGTGGAAGCAGCAGCCACTCACATTTTCACTATTTTCAGGGACCAGAAAGAAGCTTCATGTGTATTATCTGATTTAGATCTCTCCATAACTCCCTAAGGTAGGCTTAGCAGCTCGCCCTGGGCCTCACCGACAGGACTGGAGACCCGGGGACTCTGGCCCTGGGAGGTGGGCTTCCCTGAGGGGCAGAGCCTCAGTGGCCCCACCAAAGCCCCGGAAGTTAAACACGGAGGCCCGGGTGCTGGTTCCAGCTCTGCCATGTCAATCATGTCCCATGACAGGAACAACTCACTTAGCCTCTCCAGGTTGCAGTTTCATCTGAGGAAATTAGAAGACAAATTTGGCTTTTAAATGAATCTAGGAATGCGGTCCAAAAGTTtcaacaaggggcacctgggtgtctcaggcggttaagcctctgactggtggtttcggctcaggtcatgatctcagggtccggagaTGGAGCCCTGGGCGGGGTTCCAGGCTCAGCGGAGAGTcggcttcccctctgcccctccccctcatgcacattctctctctctctctctctctaaaataaattttaaaatctttttaaaaaatagatgcaaGAATTACACACGTGAGATGCAATTTGTGTATCTCCTTCCCAGGGCTTAGCCTCGAGAAAGGCATGAAGGTAACACAGTTCCCCCAGCGGAATTGGGGGCGGGGGATCCCCCCATCCAGCACCAACCACATTCTTCTCACGCCCTCAAGTGGCCACCCCGAGATGGCAACGATTTCggtctaaaataaataaggaaaagctGCCCCCTGCTGCCCAAGATGCTGAATGAAGATGATGAATGATCCCACCGGACACCTGACTGACTCCTCCtacaagggaaaaagagaaaggctgCGCGTGCTCCTGGGCACATCGACAGTGTGACTGAGTAGCGAAGATGAGACAAACTCCATCAGGATTGAACGTAGCTGTGACACCAAGACAGAGTGGTATTTACTTTGTAAGGCCAGCTGGGCTGAGGGGTGGTCAAAAGGAAACTTACTTAGAGAGTAAATTGCTGATAAACAAAGGGGTAAACGGGACAGGAGAATATGTGGAAATAGATCAAAATAAATCATTACATTGATGAAAGTGTTCCTCAAGGTGGGAAAGGACTAAAGAAGAAGCTTGCCACTTTCCACTTGTTGAAAGCAATCAATGACCCTTTATCCAGGCAATGGCAGAGTGTTGTGAGATCCGTCACTATTCCTGAGTAAAATGCACagactatctttttcttttttccctaaattcTAGGAGCCACGTTGTTGCACCCAGCCCGTGGCACCACCAGATAGCGTTCTGACATTCTCCAGGGCTGACACCTGCCGGAGGGGCAAGCAATGGGTCCCAAGCCCCATGCCAAAATGGAAATACCCAGGGTAATTTTGTGCTTGATTGTTTATTTAAATGCATATCAATAAACCCACTACTAGAGATTTGTAACACAAAAGATCCTGAGGACTACTCAGAAATATGCACTTTTCACAAGCTTCTTGAGTGATTGGAGACCCCGATAAGGAAAGTCAGGACCATAACACATCTTCTTACATAAGCtgatcttctttggaaaaataatgactttgtaaatgaaacaagaaggtttttttaagtagaccatttcaaaatattacttaaaGCAATACTttgttggtattttcttttttttaaattttttattgttatgtcaatcaccatacaacTTTGTTggtattttcttgaaaatttttattaagttttattttaaatagtcagGATAGGCTACATGGctcaaaaatggaaacaataaagttgaaactaaaaatgttatttttacttcTATCTTGTTTCTGTCTCCTCCACTCAGTCTTAGTAAGCAATCACCTTGATCAAGTTCTTTTGTATCCTTCTAGTGTGTCTTTGTGCAGAACCAAGCAAACAAATGTATAATTCTTATGCTCCCCCTTTGCGGGACAAAAGGTGGTGCACAGAAATGCGAATCCGCAGCTAGCTTTTCTTACAGTTAACAGCATATCTTACCTTCCCACAGCAGGGaaacatttgtgttcttttttaacattgcctaatattccattttgtggatgTATCCCAGGTGATTTATCCAGTCCCTTCCTGATTGGGTACTTGAGTTTTCCTGATCTTTTTGCTACCCCagataatgcaaatattttacattttttttttacttgtatgCAAGAATAATTATAGGATAAACACCCAGATGAGAGATTTCCAGGTGAAAAGGtaaatgcatttgtaattttcatagatatttacaaattgGTCCCCACTTAGGTTGTATCATTTTTTGTGAAGTGTATATTCCACCACACACTAGCTAATGGTCTTCCCTAATTCAATGTTGTCAATAACGGTGAACAGATATTTTGATGCAGTTTTTGTCTGCAAGATTTTTTCCCTATGGTGAAGCagcctttgcatttctttttctctcaaccATCTGTTCTTTGCCACTTTCGTTGTGCTGCTGcattattttcttactgatttctagGAGTTCATCATCTACTGGGGAGATCAGCTCTTAGGATGAGGATTGCAGATGTTCTTTCcatattgtcatttcttttttgattctgtgtatatttttccGTGAAAGTGTGTCATCATTATGTAATGAagtctgtccttttttttttccttctagattttAAGTTAGAGTTTGAAAGGCAATAAAAGGAAGCACCATCGAGTGAAATGAGATTTAGGCCACTCAACCGGAGGTTACATTTCAAGGTCATCTTgtgcaggaaaataaaacatcGACAGCAACTTAAATGTGTCTGCCCCTCAGGGAAAAGAGGGGAAGGCAGTGACCGTGATTACATTTGAGTGTTCCTGTGACTTTATGTGTGCAGCTCTCTCCACATCCACTTCCCCGGCTCCCTTTTCCTAACCCTGATGTCTGAAGTCCAcgggcagagaggcaggctgaCAACACACCAGTCCCCCCACACAGCACCCCCTTGGAAATACTCTGAGCTCTCAGCTGTCGTTTTGTCTCTATCTAGGGAGCCCTACCCCTGAGTAGCTCATGTCAGTTCCCCTCCAGACCACCCTAGAGAGGTCCAGAGTTGGCCAAAGGGATGGTCTGAGTGTTGAAGGATCCCGTTCCCAGATGAAAGGTGTGGCCTCTGAGTGACACAGTCTCAGGGGCAGGCCCTGGGTAGAAAGGAGGCTGCTTCTTCTTGGGAGGGTGTCTCCCCACAATGAGTGATGAGTTTACAGAGGGGCGGATACCAGGGAAAACTAGCCCTTGTGCCAACTGGCCTCACAAAGACACACAGCTCTGGGGAGCCAAGAGTGTCCTGAAGAAAGGGCATGGGGGTGAGGAGGGCTCCCCCGCTCCTGGCCTCATCTGTACCCTGCCACCACCTCACAACATGGGGAGTGATGTCACCGACCTGCCCTCCAATGCCTTGGAAGGAGCAGCTGCTCGGCTCGTTTCTTCCAGACTCTGATGGGCAGAACCATGGGAGGGGCTGTTTTTTGTATGAAGCTGTAACATTGTGGGGACAGGCGGCCACGGTGATTCAACTCTATGAGAAAGCTTTACAAAAACCTTTCTGCCTGTCCCCAACCCCAGTTTCTCCACTCTTCTGAGTCACGGGCCCGAGGGTGGTGCAAGTCAGAATGCCTCCATCCCACCCCTATTCACCTGTCAAGCCAAGACCATGGATAAGGACAGGCTTAGATCAGGACTGAAGCTTGCAGACAGAGAGCCCAGGTGTAAGCAGAAGGCCTCAGTGACCCCTCGGGTGAAGGACTCCGGGAAACTCCTTCATCCTAAGCCCCACAGCACTCAGGGCAAGGCCAGTGGGAAGGTGCATGGAAGGTGACCCCATCCCATAGAAGAAGAAGCCAAAAATATCCCGGCCATCCATGGACCTGGTCACTGTCTCCAGGACCCTGCCCTCTTCTCTCTTGACCCACGTCCTTTTGATGGACCCTCAGAAAGAATTGAGAAAGTAGTGTGGGGCCCACTGGATAGATGCTGGCCATGCTCTGTGGCCCCAAGAATCAAAGTTGGAAATACTCTTCTGTGCAATATCTATAAAGCACAGGAGGGGATTTCTTATACCAGAGTCCTCCAGAGACCAACCAGGGCCACCTCTTCTTTCCATGCCTCAAACTTGTTTGCTTCCTTGCTCCATGTCGCTGTGTGAACACTGAACTTTTCTTTGGAGAAGGCACCAGGCTCACAGTAATAGGTAAGACGTACGCTGGGTCTTTCCAGGCCCCTTGTAGGTGAAAGTAGGTCCAAAGTGTCCATTCTTAGAGTGGCCGTGTGCTGATGTGTATGATTTTACCTTCGGCCCAGGGACCAAGCTGACAGTTGTTGGTAAGGTGGGGAGGTCTCCAGGGAGGGTGTGATGGGGAGAATTCTATcctgggagatgggggagggaagggattgCCCAGGTCTTGGGTCCTGGTTAAGGAGATGTCATCTCCTCTTCTGGGAACCAACACGTGGGAGGGTCCCGGTCAGGGCAAATCTAGCCAGCCACCAGGGGGGTCCTCTGTAAACTCAGAGCTGAGCCTCAGTGGTTaaggcagaggaggaaaaggaaatggtaCTGCCCCTCTGAGTAGTTCTCTGACAGAGGGAAGCCTAGAGAAAGCCCAGAGGGCAATTAATGAGCGCCGACATAGGTCTGTCTTCCTCGTGGACTGGGACTCTCCGCAGGGGCTTCCTAACTTTCCTCGCTCTGGATTATATAGGAAGCCACACTGTGTGGCTCCTTGTTTCCAACTGTCCAGGGATCTGGGCAAGCTCTGGAAGGGAGTGGGGAAAATATGAAGCCGGGCTGGTGGCTCTGGGAGGGAAGAGTTCCACGAATGCACCAATCTGTCCCCGAATCCCAGCTGAAGACGGGGAGGTTTTGAAGTGGATCTGGGAGGCTGTGCTTTTGAAACATCCTCCATTTTGGGGAGGGGAGCCGGCTCACTGTTGTAGGTAAGTGCATCGGGGCGGAGGGCTGGGAACCCACAAGGAGGGGCAAGGGTCCATGTGGAGCCTCCATCTTGGAAGCGTAGGTTAAAGCACATTTTTATCAGTAAGCTCTGAATTCTTGTCTTGATGCAGACAGGTGGGGACAGCCTCCATCTCCGGTAATTTCATGGACAGGCAATGCTAAGTTCGTGTTCCCCTACTGGGAGGCAGGCAGTCTCCCTTTGGGGTCTCCTTGTCCATCCCCTGTCTCCCCGGAGGGCACCTCATTATGGCCATGTAGATGGGAAGCCTCTGGCCTCAGAGCTGCCTTAGTCCTGATGTTTTCTGCCTCGGCTCAGAAAGGAGAGGGACACAGGAGAAAGGGCTGGGGGTCACACGGCTGAATCGGTCCTCTGACCAGGGCATTTCACACTGCACACTAGGCCCCCCTCCACACTTCCTGGTGCCAAAATTCTGCTAACgaaagggagaggagagcggGCAGGTGCACCTGggaaggcaggaaagggagaggagagcggGCAGGTGCACCTGggaaggcaggaaagggagaggagagcggGCAGGTGCACCTGGGatggcaggaaagggagaggagagcggGCAGGTGCACCTGggaaggcaggaaagggagaggagagcggGCAGGTGCACCTGggaaggcaggaaagggagaggagagcggGCAGGTGCACCTGGGatggcaggaaagggagaggagagcggGCAGGTGCACCTGggaaggcaggaaagggagaggagagcggGCAGGTGCACCTGggaaggcaggaaagggagaggagagcggGCAGGTGCACCTGggaaggcaggaaagggagaggagagcggGCAGGTGCACCTGggaaggcaggaaagggagaggagagcggGCAGGTGCACCTGggaaggcaggaaagggagaggagagcggGCAGGTGCACCTGggaaggcaggaaagggagaggagagcggGCAGGTGCACCTGGGAAGGCAGGACCTGGATGCAGCCAAGGGCAGTTTTCCCACCAGCCTGGAGTGTTGTGTAACAATGAAAAACTGTATTTCGCAAGGGGAACCAAGCTCTCTATCTTGGGTAAGGACGAGGCTGCTCTGGGGGTAGTGTGTTGGAAGAGTGCAGTCCCAGGAGTACTCCTGAGACACAGCAGGGAAAAGGCTCAGAGAGTGTGGGTGAGCAGAGGAGGTGCTGAGTCCCTAGAAATTCGGATGGAAGCTGGCTTCTGGAAGCAAAGGCTCTGGAGAGCAATCCTGGGGTTTGTCACTCTCTCCCTGTGCTGTGGAGCAACCAGGCACAGCACTTTGGAGTTGGCACTCAACTCTCTGTCCTAGGTAAGGAGCAGGACTGGGGTGTGGGGCCATTGTCTCTTGGACACAGGGTCCCCGTCTCTCCTCCCAGCCTTGGTTgtcggtggggggcgggggtaggggggtCAAGTCAACTCTCTTAGCCCTGGGGAGCTTCCAAGGAGCTGTGGCTGCCATTCCTCTTGATGTGTCTTGGTGGGTCCCTCTATTTTTCCTCCCTGAGTCTTCAGTCCTTAATGTTTCCTCCTTACTCTTTCCTTGGTTCAGCCTTCCTTcttatgtgtgtgtctgtgccccTTCTAAGCCTGCTCCTCTTTCCCCATAGTATGCTTGGACCTTTCTCCTAATGGGACCCCTCTGGTCCAGAGCCATGCATCCAGGAGGAGAGGGTGGTAGAGCCCGGTCCCTGGGAGCAAGGACTTGCCTTCTGGCAGGAGCTCTCCGTGGGTTTTACCACGGCTGCCTGCAGCTGTGTTCCTATAACTCGCCCCTCTACTTTGGGATGGGCACCAGGCTCACCGTGACAGGTATGTGGCTGCACTCTTGGCTGGCGGTGCCTATGCATGACCGATCAGtccaggaggagggacaggggtGTAAGGATAGCACTCAgagccgccccctccctcccagagctTCTCGTGCTGATTGAGGACCCACGGATGTAGGGCTCCAGCTTATTCTTTGGCTTTGTATGTTCTTGCTCTGCTCCTCATTGTTCTCTGGGACTCCTCTCATCTCTCCTGTTTTAGGAGTCTGTTGTTTCacttccccccttctttttttaattcagatcTTCTCCATTTTCCCTCCTATTCTATCTCCAAGCCTTCACCATTGACTCCATTTTGGTGAGTTGGTCTGTCTTCTATGTTAAAGTCCTTCTAATATCTACCACCTGCTCAGAACTCTGTGCTTGCCTCTGTcgtcttccttctctgtctcgACTAGCCTCCAAAGATCCATCTGTGTCTTCCTGAAGTGATCTAGGGCTCAGGAGGCAGTGGGGGGACAGAATGGTGAGACTGGGCTGTTTGAGGGGTGTTTCTGAGCCCTGAGGGCAGAAGTTCATGTCACAGTATCATGAGAGCTGCAATGGGTGTCTGAGGGACACAGTGCTTGGCAGGATCAGAGGAGATACAACTGGAAACCTAAGCCATCTTAGTAACAGATAAGgtataaagaagagaaagtaggCAGGAGGCTCCATTTTCTCAAACCTCAGGATCTATGCTGGGCTGGTAGGGTAAGGGGCCCACCATGAAATATTAACACACCGTTAGCGTGCTCGGGGAGGAAGCAGACAGGCGGAGGACCGGGCATGGAAGGATGGgtctgtgctgggcatagagaCAAGGCCAGAGGAATGGGACACTTGGTCCTACCAGACTGGTTGGCTGGAACAGACTTTATCCTGCAGATGGGGGCTCATGCCAGTGAGCGTGATAACAAT
This region includes:
- the LOC113910956 gene encoding anionic trypsin; this translates as MEKSVPYQVSLNSGYHFCGGSLISDQWVVSAAHCYKSRIQVRLGEYNIDVQEGDEQFIDSSKVIRHPSYNSWTLDNDIMLIKLSSPAVLNTQVSTISLPSARASAGTYCLISGWGNTLSSGTNHPELLQCLDAPLLSQTQCETSYPGKITKNMLCAGFLEGGKDSCQGDSGGPVVCKGELQGIVSWGYGCAQKNKPGVYTRVYNYVDWIKKTIADNS